The Cyclobacterium amurskyense genome contains the following window.
TAATCTCCTAGAAAAGTATCCAGACACTATTTTAGTCAAAAACCCTGTAAATGAAGGTTTTGCCGGCGGAAACAATAGAGGAATGGAAATTGCCAAAGGCGACTATTTCTTTCTAATCAATAACGATACGGAGGTGGCCCCTGATATATTGGAAGCCCTATTGGAACGTGCGGAAAATTCGGAAAAAGTAGGTCTTGTTTGCCCTAAAATCTTGTATCATGAAAAACCAGACATTATTCAGTATGCCGGATTTTCAGCGATAAACCCTATAACAGGGAGAGGGAAAGGGAAAGGTTATTTAGAAAAAGATCAAGGCCAGCATCAGGTGGCAGAAATCACTCAGTTGGCCCATGGGGCAGCCATGTTTATTCCAAAAAAAGTAGTAGATGAAATAGGTTTAATGGCTGAGCTATATTTCCTATATTATGAAGAGATGGATTATTGCGAGCGTATCAAACAAGCTGGATATGAAATTTGGTACGAGCCAAAAAGCTTTATTCTACACAAGGAATCCATGAGTGTAGGTAAAAATTCTTTACTGAAGACCTATTATATGAGCCGTAACAGGTGGTTATACCTAAGGAGAAATGTTGACTATCCATTATTCATCTTCACTGCGGGCTACTATCTTTTTATAGCACTACCCAAAAACCTGTTGGTCCATCTTTTTCAAGGAGAAATGGACCATGCTAGAAAATATTTTAAAGGATTTATTGACGGACTTTTTTTAAAAGACATTAAGGAGAACCCTACCTTAATTAATTAAACGACAAGAAGATGAGGATAGGAATAGAAGCACAGCGGATTTTTAGGAAAAAAAAGCATGGCATGGACATGGTAGCCCTTGCCCTGATCAGAAACCTGCAGCAATTGGATACGGAAAATGAGTATTTTATCTTTGTGAATGATACTGAGGACACCTCCGCAATTCAGGAAACTGACAATTTCAAAATCATCCCGTTGGCCCCTGCTCTCTACCCTATATGGGAACAGCGTAACCTTGCAAAAGCAGTAAAAACCTATCAATTGGATTTACTTCATTGCACTAGCAATACCGCTCCCGTTTCGTGCTCTATCCCCCTGCTCATCACCTTACATGATATTATTTATCTTGAAAAGATAAACCTAAAAGAAGGTACCTGGTACCAACGATTAGGTAATATTTACAGAAGGTGGAATGTACCTAAGGTAGTGAATAAGGCGGCCATGATTTTCACTGTTTCCAATTATGAGCAAAAAAGAATTGTCCAACATTTTGGCATGAACGATAATGATGTTCAGGTAATCTACAATGGTGTAGCAGGTCATTTCAAAGTAGAGGAGCCAAATAAACAAGAGGCAATTCGTTTGAAATACAACTTACCCCAATCATTTATACTTTTCCTCGGTAATACTGACCCAAAGAAAAACCTTAAAGGTGTTCTGAAAAGTCTTGCAATATTAGAAAAGAACAAGGTTGAATACCCAGACATTGTTATGCCGGACTTTGGCAAAGAAGTGCTAGAAACAATGCTAAATGAGATTATGGCGCCACAATTAATTTCAAAAATCCACTTAACGGGGTATATACCAAACGAAGATTTACCAGCTATTTACAGCCAAGCAAAAATATTTCTATACCCATCCCTAAGAGAAAGTTTCGGTCTACCCATCTTAGAGGCCATGGCTTGTGGATGCCCTGTAATCACTTCTGACACCTCCTCCATGCCCGAAGTTGCAGGAGATGCAGCAATCATCATTGACCCATTTGACCCTTCAGCGATCAGCGGGGCCATTGAAAAGTTATTGTCTGAAGAAGACACTAGAAATAAACTTATAAACAAGGGTTTCAAAAGGCCCCCACTATTTGATTATAAAAAAGGAGCATTGGATACACTTTCGGCCTATCAGAAAACCTATGCGAAGAAATGACAGATAAGAAATATTGGCTTACCGGAGGTTTTTTTACTATGATGCACCGTGGAGTGGATTTTCTTCTGGGTTTTATTGGGTTCATGTTGTTGGTAAGGGTCTTTAGTCCTGAAGAATTTGGTATTTGGGTATTGCTTATCACCATTGTCTCTATCATCGACATGGCTAGAAATGGCTTTATTCAAAATGGCATGATTAAATTTCTTGTAGGAAAGGAAGATGCTATTCAAGCGAAAATTCAAACCGCTTCCATTTGGTTAAATGCCGCTTTAACTTTATTGATGGTGCTATTACTATGGATACTGGCCCGACCACTAGAGCAATTACTTAATGCTGAAGGTTTGGCTGATTTGGTTAAAATCCACTCTTTAATCCTACCTGTACTTATTTTTCATACCCATAATATGGTGCTTATGCAGGCTAAGTATGATTTTAAAGCCTATTTTCTTGCAGGAATCAGTAAAAGCCTTCCTTTCTTTCTGGTTATTTTATTTGCATACCTAATTGACTCAAAACTAAGCCTTATAGAATTGGCCTGGTACCAAAATTTGGCTTTTCTTCTGGCCACATTTATGTCAATGTATCAGGTTAGGAATTACTTTAAACTCCGTCTAAAAGTGGAGAAATATTGGCTGGGAATAATCTTTCATTTTGGGAAATTTGTTTTTGGTACCAACCTTGTATCAATGCTGACCAATAGTTTAGACAAATTTTTACTCGGAGCTTTATTGTCCCCAGTTCAAGTTGCCATGGCCAATACGGCTGGAAGAGTAATGAATATGGTGGAAATACCAGTCAATTCTATCGCTTCGATCAGTTATCCAAAGGCCGCGGAGGCCCACGACAAAAAACAACCTGTACTTGTGGGTGAGATATATGAGAAAACCTTGGGAATGATGCTTAGTCTTACGGCACCATTTTGGCTATTTTGTATAATATTCGCACATTATATTGTCTTATTAATCGCAGGGGAAGCCTATTTAGAAGCGGTTCCTTTTTTGAGAATCATGGCATTTTTAGCCCTGATTAAGCCTTTTGACAGGCAGTCTGGGGTTTTTCTAGATGCCATAGGTAAACCATTCATTAATATGATCATGGTATTTGGCACTTTCGTATACGGTGCTGCTTTTAGCTGGTTTTTTATCAAATGGTTTGGTCTTTTAGGGGCTGCTTACGGGCTGGTACTAGCCCTTTTAATTACCGCAATCGTCAAACATGTAATTTTAAACAAGTTTATTGACGTCAGCCTTGGGAAATGCTGGATCAAAGCCATCCAAAATTACCCCATTATGCTGAAAACGCTTAGAGATAAAATCAAAAAATAAACTTGAAATAAACTTCTATGAGTTTATTCCCAATCTTTTTTTAGGTGTTTAAATTCATGCTTCCTCTCCTTCCATAGCTTACTTATTTCCGAAATTTCATTATGGGTTGTCGCCATAAAATCTTTATTGGCCTTTCTTATATTCAAAATCCCGGAAATTTGACCTAACACAAACAAAGGTATTTTGGGGATGGCATTTAAGACTTTTTGAGGTGTTTTATTCAGCAATAGTAACAATAGGAATCCTAACGCAAAGAGCACCATACTCCCAGCTATAAGGAAAAAATAAGCCAAGTGGATAAACAATGCAACAAATGCCAAAAGCCCGCTCAAACCGACCAAAATCACCATTGGTGGCATTGCTGTCATTAAAGAAAAATAAATACGGTTCCAATCAAATTTTAAAATTCCTTTTCCAAATAACTTTAAGTTTTCCGGCAACTGACCAAAATAACTATTCAGCCACCTTCCTCTTTGTCTCCCTATTTGTTCGGATGCGGTAATCTTTTCATCAAAGATAATCGCTGCAGCCGCATAGGCAATGGTATGTCCTTGATCTACCAGTTCGGACTGCAAAGATTTGTCCTCTGCCACAACCACCCCTTGTTCTGCTAACACCAATAATTCCTTCGCAATATTTTTGCTATATAAGTTTTTTTCTATTGACATTCCCGAACCTGCAATGGTGGAAGATGATCCCAAACGAAAAGGAACATTTCTTACCGCAAAGTCATAATAGTACTCTCCTAAAGCATCCAATGCCGCGTAGGTACCAGCAATATTTTTCGCAATTCTTTTACCTTGAACTGCCATATATCCTTGGTCATGAAACTTACTAATTGTCCTTAAAAAATGCGAGGGTACTAGATTATCAGGATCAAACACCACCACATGACTATGACTTTCCTTCATATTATCAAGAACAAGCCCTAAAGAAGCGACCTTACTGTTTAAAAAAGTACTAGGCTGGTAAACCGTCAGTTTTTCATTCTCCTTCACGTCCAATTTTTCGGTAATTCCATCAGCCACCAAATAAATATGAAAATGGGGATAATCCTGAGCCAAAAGCGCACTTACTAGGGGCCACGCTATGTCTTTTTCTTTATAAACTGTGATCACACAAGCAAAATCTGCAATCATTTCAGATTTTTTAAGTTTGATCTTTCGACTAAAAAGTGAGAAAAAAGCACTTGTGAGTGGAAACAAGAGATAAAAACAGCATATACACGAAATAATAATAAATAGGATCAAAGCTTTAAAAATTAATGGTTAACATAAACCTAAATTTAAGCTTTCCAATGCGGAAAACATTCATTATTTTAGAAAAAAAACAGCTTTTTATGAAGGATTTTTCTAACCTAACTTTTGATAAGGTTACCATAGTAATGACCAGCATGTCCAGATGGGACGGGGAATTTTCATCAGCTTCTTGGTCATTGGCGAAAACTTTTGCTCAAACCCAAAAAGTTATTTATGTAGACTACCCATTTACTTTCTTGGACTATTTGAAAGAACGGAAAAAACCATCTGTAAAAGCCCGAAAATCAGCTTTAATCTGGGGAAATAATAGTATTAAACAACTGTCTCAATTTAGCCCTAAACTATATGCCCTCAGCCCACCGCTAAT
Protein-coding sequences here:
- a CDS encoding glycosyltransferase family 2 protein, with amino-acid sequence MNKPLISVITINYNGLIHTMDFLASFQKITYPNVEVIVVDNASKESPDNLLEKYPDTILVKNPVNEGFAGGNNRGMEIAKGDYFFLINNDTEVAPDILEALLERAENSEKVGLVCPKILYHEKPDIIQYAGFSAINPITGRGKGKGYLEKDQGQHQVAEITQLAHGAAMFIPKKVVDEIGLMAELYFLYYEEMDYCERIKQAGYEIWYEPKSFILHKESMSVGKNSLLKTYYMSRNRWLYLRRNVDYPLFIFTAGYYLFIALPKNLLVHLFQGEMDHARKYFKGFIDGLFLKDIKENPTLIN
- a CDS encoding glycosyltransferase family 4 protein, with translation MRIGIEAQRIFRKKKHGMDMVALALIRNLQQLDTENEYFIFVNDTEDTSAIQETDNFKIIPLAPALYPIWEQRNLAKAVKTYQLDLLHCTSNTAPVSCSIPLLITLHDIIYLEKINLKEGTWYQRLGNIYRRWNVPKVVNKAAMIFTVSNYEQKRIVQHFGMNDNDVQVIYNGVAGHFKVEEPNKQEAIRLKYNLPQSFILFLGNTDPKKNLKGVLKSLAILEKNKVEYPDIVMPDFGKEVLETMLNEIMAPQLISKIHLTGYIPNEDLPAIYSQAKIFLYPSLRESFGLPILEAMACGCPVITSDTSSMPEVAGDAAIIIDPFDPSAISGAIEKLLSEEDTRNKLINKGFKRPPLFDYKKGALDTLSAYQKTYAKK
- a CDS encoding oligosaccharide flippase family protein gives rise to the protein MTDKKYWLTGGFFTMMHRGVDFLLGFIGFMLLVRVFSPEEFGIWVLLITIVSIIDMARNGFIQNGMIKFLVGKEDAIQAKIQTASIWLNAALTLLMVLLLWILARPLEQLLNAEGLADLVKIHSLILPVLIFHTHNMVLMQAKYDFKAYFLAGISKSLPFFLVILFAYLIDSKLSLIELAWYQNLAFLLATFMSMYQVRNYFKLRLKVEKYWLGIIFHFGKFVFGTNLVSMLTNSLDKFLLGALLSPVQVAMANTAGRVMNMVEIPVNSIASISYPKAAEAHDKKQPVLVGEIYEKTLGMMLSLTAPFWLFCIIFAHYIVLLIAGEAYLEAVPFLRIMAFLALIKPFDRQSGVFLDAIGKPFINMIMVFGTFVYGAAFSWFFIKWFGLLGAAYGLVLALLITAIVKHVILNKFIDVSLGKCWIKAIQNYPIMLKTLRDKIKK
- a CDS encoding glycosyltransferase, producing the protein MIADFACVITVYKEKDIAWPLVSALLAQDYPHFHIYLVADGITEKLDVKENEKLTVYQPSTFLNSKVASLGLVLDNMKESHSHVVVFDPDNLVPSHFLRTISKFHDQGYMAVQGKRIAKNIAGTYAALDALGEYYYDFAVRNVPFRLGSSSTIAGSGMSIEKNLYSKNIAKELLVLAEQGVVVAEDKSLQSELVDQGHTIAYAAAAIIFDEKITASEQIGRQRGRWLNSYFGQLPENLKLFGKGILKFDWNRIYFSLMTAMPPMVILVGLSGLLAFVALFIHLAYFFLIAGSMVLFALGFLLLLLLNKTPQKVLNAIPKIPLFVLGQISGILNIRKANKDFMATTHNEISEISKLWKERKHEFKHLKKDWE